A DNA window from Ctenopharyngodon idella isolate HZGC_01 chromosome 8, HZGC01, whole genome shotgun sequence contains the following coding sequences:
- the LOC127517070 gene encoding uncharacterized protein LOC127517070, producing MNLVCILLLVLWSSFNSSGAWYLKNNTTTDSPHAWHTTGATSVTDSPHAWHTTDTTSVTDSPDVWQTTSNTDLPVLNITVYRQKENRERVIVLCEVDIEHVFYWPSFTLSVESEEKYTIEIERRFSFAACMFMVTVSSPASFTCEIKVYYEGEVKKLSSQTYTYKWSVFDHHEEGVSLFYICFSSFIAVGLVIMTAAVIVTTIRSKAKDSINHTTTVTDNDYMDA from the exons ATGAACTTGGTTTGTATCCTTTTATTGGTCCTTTGGTCATCTTTCA ATTCATCTGGTGCATGGTACCtaaaaaacaatacaacaacAG ATTCCCCTCATGCATGGCATACTACTGGTGCTACTTCAGTGACAG aTTCCCCTCATGCATGGCATACTACTGATACTACTTCAGTGACAG ATTCTCCTGATGTATGGCAAACTACTTCTAATACAG ATCTCCCAGTACTGAACATCACAGTATACCGACAGAAGGAGAACAGAGAGCGTGTGATAGTGCTGTGCGAGGTTGACATAGAACATGTGTTTTATTGGCCGTCTTTCACACTTTCTGTGGAGAGTGAAGAGAAATACACCATAGAAATTGAAAGACGCTTTTCATTTGCTGCATGCATGTTTATGGTCACTGTGAGTTCACCTGCTTCCTTCACCTGTGAGATTAAAGTTTATTATGAAGGAGAAGTCAAGAAACTGAGCAGCCAGACCTACACTTACAAGTGGTCAG TCTTTGATCATCATGAGGAAGGAGTATCTTTATTCTACATCTGCTTTTCCTCCTTCATTGCTGTTGGTCTCGTCATCATGACTGCAGCAGTGATCGTGACCACCATCAGGAGCAAAGCTAAAG ACTCCATCAACCACACCACAACTGTTACAGACAATGACTATATGGATGCATAA